The sequence TCTGGCCCAACATCTACGTAGCGCTGGGCGTAGCGGCGCAGGATCAGCTCTTCTGCCTCGTTGTCGGCTGACTTCAGAAGCCGGTGGTAAAGGTTCTGGGAGACCTGCTCCTCTGTACTCGCTGCGAGCCCTTCTCGGGCGGCCCACCATGCGGTCAGTTGGCGCCAGGTGAGGCCTGCCGCGTCCAGCGGCTGGTCGTAGTGCAGGCAGTACTGCTCGTTCCCGACGAGCTGGATGTCGTTGTTGATCGCGTCGCTGAGGACCATGCGGTGCTTGGGACCGAGGGCGGCGAAGATCAGGTTCTTGGGTTGGCCCGCCACACCGACCGGGCCGACCTGGGCTATCAGCTGTCGCAGCTCGGGGACATCGTGCTCCTCATCGAGGCGGACGGCGAGGGTCACAAGGTCCGCAAGCGGCTTGCCTTGCAGGCGGCGGACCACGTACCCGCGTTTGCTGGAGAACGCGACGTCGTCCGGCGGGACCGGCGGCTCCAGCCCCATCTCGGTGCAGATCTCCTCGACCGTGTCCGCGTTGAAGGCGTCCCTGAAGAAGACCCCTATCGCCTCGCGCAGCACACGCGCCGTGACCACGGACATCGATACACCTCCTCGATGAAGTTGCCTGAATGATAGGGCGACGGAGCGTCAGACAGACCGGGTTCCACTGAGAGGCCAGCACCGGCGGGGGCGGTGTAGAAGGGCTGGGCGGCGGTGCCAGCCAGGCCGCAGTGGGCGGCCTGGTTCGAGGCCATTCCACGCCCCAGAGCGCCAACAGGTCACACCCGACGGGCAGGGATGGATCCCCTCATTCGGGCCCGGAGTCACCGGAACAGCACGTAGCGTGGCTGGGTCTTGCCCGCTGGCAGATCGGAGATTGCACGTGTTCGACCAGGCCACCGAACTCCCGCTCCACGTCGCTACCGGGGTGCTGCTCGACGCCGCGCTCCTGTCGCTGATCAGCCGCAGCACCACCGCCGGCGGGCCAGCGGGCCGGGCCGCGCCTCGATCTCGCCGTCATGGTGCGGAAGGCGGCGCAGGCGGACCTTCGTGCCGGTGTGGCCGACCATCCACGGGGCGACGTAGGGGCGGCCTCGCCAGGAGATGCCGTTCGTGGTGATCGTGCGGGTGCGGCCGTCGTCTTCCAGGGCGAAGAACGGGAGGTGCTCGGGCGGGACGTCGCGCAGCGGCGTCGGGTCCGCGTTCCACGCTTCGGTTGGGGTGCGGCCGTCCAGGCCGGGCGGGTGGTGCTCGGTGTTCCACCAGCGGACCCAGTCCAGGAGCAGCGCGACGAACGCGGCGAACGTCAGTGGTGGCGCGTCCGGATCGGCGCTCCGGCCTCCCGTGAGTTTGGGGCGGTGGGTGTAGCGCGGAGGGAGACGAGGAACATCTCCTCCACCGCGTCGTTCAGGGCCTCGACGGTGCCCTTCAAGTGCGGGCTGTAGGCGGGCAGGTCATGCACGGGGACCGCGAACGCGCCCAGCGCGGCGATCACCGTGGTGGACAGGAACTCCTTGCCCCGGTCCACGCGCACCAGGGCGGGCAGGCCGCCGGCGGGGCCGAATGGTTCGGTGCGAGTGATCGAGGCGCGCAGCGCGGCGAGCACCGCGTCCCTGGACGGGGCGTGCGGCGTGACAGCCACCCCAGCGATCACCTTGGTCGCGCAGTCGATGAACCAGGTGATCCACGGACACGCCAGCTCACCCTCGACATCGACCTGTACCGGCACGTGCTTGTGGTCACCCTCCCAGCACGCGTTCCTCCACAGCGCCGGCCGCTTCCCGAACACGTCATGCGCCCGCCGGGCCGCCTCCCCGCCCCGCAAGCCGGCCCGCTCCCCCGCCGACAATTCCCGCACCACAGCACGGTGCAGAGCAGACAGCGACGGTACGGGCCCGGCCTCGGGGTCTGCGGCCGCGCGGGCCACCAGTTCGCGGTGGACGGCCGAGACATTCCCGCCCCAGAACGCCAGCAGACGCCGGATCTCCGGGGTGACGACCAGCCGGGCCCGGGGACGGGCTGCAAGGCGGCCCTCGCTGCGTGCTGCGGCGATCCAGTACCACACCGCCCGCACAGTGACCCCGAGAGACGAGGCGACCAGTCGCACATGAACCGTGGTCAGCTCGCTCCGGCTGTCCAGATCCATCAACCGGGCCACCGCGGCTTCCCGGTCCGGCACCGGCCGGAGCGAGTCGGGAACTACCACCACACCCCCGAACCACTGAAGGGCACGAGTCCGCTGACCTCAGCGGACTCGCTGTCGGCAGCAGGCTGTCCCTCGATGCCTGGGCGCATCCCGACACGCCGTACGACAGCACACGATCGAAGGGAAGGTCCGCAGCGGATGTTTCACCAGAGCCGAGAGACACCGATCGCCAGCCGCTGAGCCTGGCTTGTCGGGCCGGGCACGACGGCGGCCGGTTTCTGGTCTTCACCGCGGCCTCGGCGTGGTGCTTCACCGGATTCCGGGCGGGCTGTGCGCCAGGGTCCGCCTGTGGAGGGCTTCTGACCGGCCGTAACAGAGCGGCCGTCGGACTGGGTGTGAACGCCTGCGCCGAACCCGGTGAGGACCGCATGCCGAACACGAGCGGCCAGCGCGGCGGCCATCGGCCCCGTGTGTCAGGCGTGGTGGTGTTCCTCCGCGCCTGGCAGGCTGGCCTGCGTGTGCGACAGCGTGATCCGGCGCCGGGTTGGATCCACGTCGGTGATCATCACGGTGAGCCTATCCCCGACGCGGACGGTGTCCTCGGGCCGGCCTGCGGGTGGTCGCGCGAGTTCGGTGCTGCGCAGCAGCCCCTCGAAGCCGTCCGCCCGGTCCTCGATGCGGACGAAAACACCGAACGGCACGAGCTTGGTGACCTCTCCGGTGACGATCCGGCCCACCTGCTGCACAATCTGCAGCATCGGGTCTTCCTGCGGTCCTTTGAGGGACAGCGGTACTCGTTCCCGCACCATGTCGACGTCGAGGACCTCCGCCGTGATCTGCTGGCCGACTGCGACGGCATCGGAGGGGTGACTGATGGGGCGCCACGACAGTTCGGGAATGTTGATCATCGCGGTGAAACCGCCGATGTCGACGAACGTGACGCCGAAGCTCGCGATCTCGGTCACGGTGCCGGTCACGGCCTGGCCGCGGCGGAGGGCCTTGAGGAAGGCCCAGTCCCGGTCACTCGGGGTCGGCTCCGTACGCCACCGGGCGCGCAGGACGCCGTCCCCGTCGGGCAGCACGGCCGTGAACCGAGGGCTGCGCCCGTCGACGTCCACGGGCAGAACTGCGGCGGCACGTGCGCCGCGGACCTGGGCGGCCAGTGCCGTGAACTGGGTTTCGTCGGCGACCGTGCTGGTGATCCGGCCGTCCTGGTCCTCCCACACAAATTCGACCAGGCCCTCGTCCGGGAGGCCGGCCACAACTGCGGCGACATCGGTGGAGAGGTCCGGCCAGACGGCCAGCCGGGCCCGCGGGGTCAGCCGGGCGCGCACCGCATCGAGCGTGCCATCGGCGAGCCGGTGCCAGCGGGAGGCGTTGTCGACGTGCATCTCCTCCAGGAGCGCCGCCTCGCGCATCGCCACGCACCAGCGCACCCGCGCCCAGAAGACGTCATCGGCGGGGCGCTGCTCAACCGGCTCGTCGAACACCGCCTCGTACGGGGAAGCGTCCAGTGGTTCGGGGAAGAGCCCCAGTTCGCGGGTGCGCGCCAGCGCCGCTTCGCAGGGCACGTTGCTGCTCACGTACACGTACTGGTCCCAGCCGACGTGCACGGCGAAGGTGTCCTCGGCCTCCAGGCGACACCAGGCGCCGCTGTCGCGCAGCATCGCCTGCACCAGCTCCAGGCCGAGCGGCACCGATACCTGTGCCCCGTCGTGGAAGCCGTTCAGGTCGGGCGGGAAGAGGCCTGCGAGACCACCGTCCTCGGCCGCCGACTCCGAGCCGAAGTGCACGAAGCCGAGCGGGGCCTGAGGCTCGCGGATGGCCAGGTGCCGCACACCGGTGTCCTCGGCGAAGGCGGCAACCGCCTCGAGGTAGGCGGCCTCGACGGGCCCGTGGTCGCTGACCGCCTCCTCCGCCCCCGTGTAGATACCCTGCTCGTCACGGTCCGCAGGGTCGTACTTGGTGATCCGGTACACGTAAGACAGCACGTCAATGCCCCACAGCAGCCGAGCACGACACCGCAGCCCCACGACGCTTCAAAGCCCTCGCACCGCTGTCGGAGCCCGAGAGGAACTGCTCACGTCGACGGAAGAAACTCATCGGGCCATCCTGCCGGAACCAACGGGTCGAACGCTCCCCCATATCCAACGCCCCCGGAGGAAACCACCGCGTCCGTCCACAGGCCCCGACCGTCCCCAGCAGACCCGGCCAGACAACCGTGACCACGATCCGCAGCCGCCATTCACCGGACTTCAGCGTGATCTTTCACCGCCACCTCGGCCCTCCCGTTCACCACGCCCCTCACAGCACGCCCCTGAACAGGAGAAACACACCGCTCAGACCCGGTGAACAACAACGCCGAACCAACTGAAAACCACACGCCGATCATCAGTCCGCACCGATCCGGGCGTGGTGATCCCCCAAACCACCGGCTGGTCCACGCTGTACAAGGAGCCGGAGACCGAGTTCCAGGTGAGCGCCTTCACCCGCTACGAGCCGCTCGGCGACTCCGAGGTGCCCCGTGCGCTGCACCGCGTGGTCGACCTGGCGGCCGCGAACCTCGACGACGCCGTCAACGAGGCGCTCGGGAACACCGGCGGCCTGATCACCATGATGGCGTTCGTCGGCAACTCCCACGTCGATTCTCCGGAGCTGCACGTCGCCTACGACGTGACCGGAGACGAGGCGGAGCACGAGTACGTCCAGACCTACCGGCCCCCGACCAGCGAGCTGCCGCAGCTTGGCGCGCACCTGGACGTCACGCTGTTCGAGGCGGTGCACGATCGGCTGGTGACCTCGGAACATCGCACCCGGCTGGGCATGGCCCTGGTGCAGTACAACGAGGCGCTGCGATCGCTGCGGCCCGCTGGTGACGTGACGGCGGCCGGCCACCTCCGTCCACGCCCTCGTCCTGATCGCCGGCCGCGGCCGCGCCGGCGGACCGAGCCGTGGCGTCGAGGTGGTAGGCACGGCCCTCTCGGCCCGGCCGCGCCCTCCAGCAGGCCGAACCGGCCCGGCCGCCGAAGCGCCACCACCGGCCCCAGCGGCCCATGCTCAACCAGCGCCAGTGCTGGGCGATTTGCCGGGTTCACCGGCACAGCGGGGCCGCGGGGGAGGATGATGCCGGTGTGACCTCGACGCAGCCTCTCCTGTACGCGGCCCCCTCGGCGTTCACGATCGAGCGGGTCCGCACCCTGGTGCAGCAGGTCGGGCCGGAGGCGCCGACCGTGGAATACAAGGAGAAGCCCGGGCCGACCCTCGCGCGCGGAGTGGCGGCGCTGGCCAACACCTACGGTGGGTTGCTCCTGGTCGGCGTCAACGACCACCGCAAGATCACCGGGGTGAGGGAGAAGGCGATCGAGGCGGTGGCCGAGCACTGCGCTGCCAAGATCGAGCCGCCGTGGACGCCGGAGATCATCCCCGTCCCGCTCAACGACGGCTCCGACCTGTTTGTGCTGGTGCTGCGGATCGTGCCGGGCACCCACCCGCGGCCACTGCTGGTCGACGGCGTCGCCTACGTCCGCCACCAAAACACCACCCACCCCGCCGACTGGCAGCGCCTGGGCGAGCTCTTCGCCGAGCAGGCCGCCACGCCGGAGGCGGTCTGGCACCTACAGGCCCCGCAGATCCCCCAGCAGGCCGCCGGGGGCGCCGACGAGGCGGTCGATTTCGTGCTGCGCAGCGGGGTCAGCCTCCCCGTCGCCGCCGCCGCGGTGTGGCGGCCGCTGTCCGAGCGCGCCGTCACCGCGCTCGCCGGCGCGCTCGACGGCTCCCGGCTCGCGATCGTGATGGCCGGCATGGCGCTGGGCCCGTCCGGCACCGGCGGCATGAGCGGGTTCCGCCGTGCCGGGCTCAACCGTTCGCGTTCGGTGCGCCTGGCCTGGTCGGCCTGCCCCGACACCTGGCCCGCCGACCGGCCGCGGCCGATCGAAGCACAGGCCACCCTGGAAGTTCCCGGTGGGTACGGGACATTCGGCCAGCACCTGACCCTCCAGGTCGATGTCACCGTCCGCACCAGCACCATTGCCGCGGGCCTGTGGCAACCGGTGCACCGGCCGGTCACCCTGCCCGAGACCGCTCACCTGATCGACGCCCTGGCCGAGGCGCTTACCACCCCGGACCTGATCGCGGCGCTGGCCGAGCTCGCCGGCGTCGACGCCTACGCTGTGCCCCAGCCACGCAACCTCCACCTGGTCACTGCCCGACCCCTCACCAGTGTGCTGGACACCGCTGCCCTCACAGCAGTCCCCGACGCCGGCACCAGCCGCGGCGCGCACCTTCTCGCCGACCCCGCACACGACCTCGCCGACCCCACCCAGCGCTGGACTCAGGTCCTGCAGTGGCTCGAGCAGATCACCCTCGACGGCGGACTGACAGGCGCCGAACGCCTCCTGCAGCACCTCCCCGGCCCGGGCCGCTGACCCCCCACCCCGTCACCGGTACAACATCCCAGTGCCGTTCACCGCCGGCTGGCTGATCTCCGCTATCAAGTGGGGCGGCGGCGCACCGAACTCCTTCCCCGTCGAGGCCGACGTCGACGCGTTCGTCCTGGCCGCCACCACCGAGGCCGCCTTCAAGGTGCTCTGACCCCCGTGCGACATGCCGAAGGCGCCGACCACCGTGGGGCCGGCGCCTTCGGCATGTCGTCGTCAGCCGGGTGTGGCGGTACCGCTCAGGTCGGGTCTTGCGGCGGGAAGTTCCGGTCAAGGATCTCGGTCCAGGCCGGCAGGGTGACGAAGCGTCCGGTGTCGTCGGCCTGGGCCCGGACGAGCTCCAGCAGGGCCACAACGAACGGCGCAGCGGCGTTGTCGACCGGGACAGCGGCCGCGGCATCCTGGAGTCGCTGGTGAGCGGCGGGAAAGGCGTCCTTGGCCCAGGCGTCCTGTTCCTTGACCTTCGCGGCGCCGGTTTCCAACAGAATCCGCTCGATCGTGTAGGTGGGGCACTTGTCGGTGTGCCAGATCTCCGTGACGGCCATGTCCCGGCCGACGGAGATGGTGCGGACGTCGCCGCCGTCCGGCCCGGCCTGGCAGTCCTGACAGTCGATAAGGCGGCGGGTGCTCGGCTGCTCGGCATGGGAGTCGGTCACAGGGCATCAGTTAGAAGCTGGGTTGAGCAGCTTCCAGTGACCCTCGGAGACGACCTCGATGCTACCGTCGGTCACCTTGATGGCGGTCTGAGCGTCGATGGCATATGCCGGACCGTTGATCCCGGCGGCCCACCGTTCCGCCTCCGCCATGCTGTACTCCGGACCGCTGTCGAGGTGCGGGAAGATCGAGAAATCGACGACTCCCAACGCGCTGTCATCACCGGTGGGCGGCTTCCAGTCAACGAAGTACTCCCCGACGCGGGGAGTCAGGACCATGCTCCCGGCACTGAGCCCTACGTAGACCGTGTCGCGCAGCGACGGGAAGAGATCGGCCAGTCCGGACTCCCGCATCCAGTGGCACAGGTACAGCGCGTCGCCGCCGTTGACGAGGAGGGCGTCTGCCTCTCGGACCCAGGAGACCCAGCGTTCCATGTCGATGCTGGGCAGGGCGGTGAGCTCCAGCACGCCCACCGACTTCCACCCCAACTCGGTCATGGGACTGGGGGACTGTCCGCTGATGAAACGCCATGGCCCACCCGGATCCCCGTACGGGCCCCCGTAACCGGCGGTGGGGATGCAGAGGGCGCTGGCCTCGGCGATCGGTTTGCCCAGGAGATCGACCAGCACCGCCAGAATGCTTGCGTTCCTGACACCGGAGTCGGTAAGGAGAAGCTTCATCACGCCACCCTAGAAGGGCGGTTCGTCGAGCAGACGCTGGGGTCGGGTGCGGGCAGGCGGTGCAGCCGCAGCATCGCCTCCTTCTGGCTGACGTCGCCGTCCCGCAGATCGCTAAGCAAGCAAATCTGCTGCATGACTGCTTAGCTCGGAGAAGCACCCGCGAATGCCTGGCCGTGATCCGGGTACGCGAAGACGCCCTGCTCCTCCGCAGCCTCCTACGGCCCGACGAGATCCGCTCCCCGGCCGGCATCGACCCCGAGGGCATCGAGCTGCGCGCCAAGGAGGTCCAGCTCGCCCGGACGCTGATGGCCGCCGTCACCGAGGACTTCCATATCGAGGTCGAGCACGACGAGTACAACCACGCTCTGGAGGAAGTCGTCGAAGCCCGGCTCGCCGGAATCGAACCGCCCCCACGCCCCCCAGTCCCGCGTGCTGCCCCGCGGCGGCACCGTCACCGACCTGATGGCCGTTCTGGGGTCCGCGCTCGCCGACGCCCAGGAACAGCACCCCAAGACCGGCGGCGGCGTGAAGAACACCAGCAGCGCCGCGTCTGCCAGGAAGACGCCCCGCAAGACCACGGCCAAGGAGACGGCAGCGAGCGGCGCAGCGAAGGTCTCCAGAAAGCGCCGAGGACAGGCGGGCTGGGCTGACCGCAGCCGCGGTCCGGTTGGTGTCTGGCTGCCGCGGCTTCAGTTACCGAGCTTCTTGTCGTCGCTGTGCTGGTGTGCTGGGAGGAGTAGAGAGGGTCCCGGCGCGCTGGTGGGGCTATGCCGGGCTGGGAGGGCGGGTGCGCAGGTCCGCGTGGACGCTCTTGCCGAACGTCTCCAACGTCGCACCCCAGTGACCGCCGGTCAGGTGGTGGACCAGGGCCAGGCCGCGGCCCGACTCGGCTGCGTGGCCGGCCTCGATCAGGCAGGGCAGGGTGCGGGAGCCGTCGCGGACACTGATCCGCACGCACCGGTCGGTGACACGCTCGACGGTGACCGTCATCCGGCGCCGGCAGCCGGTCTTCGCGGCGTTGCCCGCCAGCTCGCTGACGATGAGTTCGCCGGCCTCGACCAGGTCCTCCAGCCGCCAGGCGCGCAGCGTGGTGCGCACCAGGCGGCGGGCCGTGGCGGCGGACTGGGGCTCGTAGGGCAG is a genomic window of Kitasatospora azatica KCTC 9699 containing:
- a CDS encoding Mu transposase C-terminal domain-containing protein codes for the protein MTFAAFVALLLDWVRWWNTEHHPPGLDGRTPTEAWNADPTPLRDVPPEHLPFFALEDDGRTRTITTNGISWRGRPYVAPWMVGHTGTKVRLRRLPHHDGEIEARPGPLARRRWCCG
- a CDS encoding Type 1 glutamine amidotransferase-like domain-containing protein, which encodes MKLLLTDSGVRNASILAVLVDLLGKPIAEASALCIPTAGYGGPYGDPGGPWRFISGQSPSPMTELGWKSVGVLELTALPSIDMERWVSWVREADALLVNGGDALYLCHWMRESGLADLFPSLRDTVYVGLSAGSMVLTPRVGEYFVDWKPPTGDDSALGVVDFSIFPHLDSGPEYSMAEAERWAAGINGPAYAIDAQTAIKVTDGSIEVVSEGHWKLLNPASN
- a CDS encoding ATP-binding protein: MTSTQPLLYAAPSAFTIERVRTLVQQVGPEAPTVEYKEKPGPTLARGVAALANTYGGLLLVGVNDHRKITGVREKAIEAVAEHCAAKIEPPWTPEIIPVPLNDGSDLFVLVLRIVPGTHPRPLLVDGVAYVRHQNTTHPADWQRLGELFAEQAATPEAVWHLQAPQIPQQAAGGADEAVDFVLRSGVSLPVAAAAVWRPLSERAVTALAGALDGSRLAIVMAGMALGPSGTGGMSGFRRAGLNRSRSVRLAWSACPDTWPADRPRPIEAQATLEVPGGYGTFGQHLTLQVDVTVRTSTIAAGLWQPVHRPVTLPETAHLIDALAEALTTPDLIAALAELAGVDAYAVPQPRNLHLVTARPLTSVLDTAALTAVPDAGTSRGAHLLADPAHDLADPTQRWTQVLQWLEQITLDGGLTGAERLLQHLPGPGR
- a CDS encoding S1 RNA-binding domain-containing protein — its product is MLSYVYRITKYDPADRDEQGIYTGAEEAVSDHGPVEAAYLEAVAAFAEDTGVRHLAIREPQAPLGFVHFGSESAAEDGGLAGLFPPDLNGFHDGAQVSVPLGLELVQAMLRDSGAWCRLEAEDTFAVHVGWDQYVYVSSNVPCEAALARTRELGLFPEPLDASPYEAVFDEPVEQRPADDVFWARVRWCVAMREAALLEEMHVDNASRWHRLADGTLDAVRARLTPRARLAVWPDLSTDVAAVVAGLPDEGLVEFVWEDQDGRITSTVADETQFTALAAQVRGARAAAVLPVDVDGRSPRFTAVLPDGDGVLRARWRTEPTPSDRDWAFLKALRRGQAVTGTVTEIASFGVTFVDIGGFTAMINIPELSWRPISHPSDAVAVGQQITAEVLDVDMVRERVPLSLKGPQEDPMLQIVQQVGRIVTGEVTKLVPFGVFVRIEDRADGFEGLLRSTELARPPAGRPEDTVRVGDRLTVMITDVDPTRRRITLSHTQASLPGAEEHHHA
- a CDS encoding integrase catalytic domain-containing protein yields the protein MPDREAAVARLMDLDSRSELTTVHVRLVASSLGVTVRAVWYWIAAARSEGRLAARPRARLVVTPEIRRLLAFWGGNVSAVHRELVARAAADPEAGPVPSLSALHRAVVRELSAGERAGLRGGEAARRAHDVFGKRPALWRNACWEGDHKHVPVQVDVEGELACPWITWFIDCATKVIAGVAVTPHAPSRDAVLAALRASITRTEPFGPAGGLPALVRVDRGKEFLSTTVIAALGAFAVPVHDLPAYSPHLKGTVEALNDAVEEMFLVSLRATPTAPNSREAGAPIRTRHH
- a CDS encoding ATP-binding protein gives rise to the protein MTADIETPTRLEAAGAVKALLPYEPQSAATARRLVRTTLRAWRLEDLVEAGELIVSELAGNAAKTGCRRRMTVTVERVTDRCVRISVRDGSRTLPCLIEAGHAAESGRGLALVHHLTGGHWGATLETFGKSVHADLRTRPPSPA